The region ttctttctgccacgaccaggtaacgtttccactgtgccctttaacttgaacttgcgaatgatacttccgatagtgtctcttggaatatttaacaacttcgcaatctttttatatccattgctattcttgtgaagagcaataacctcttctcttgtcttctgggaccattctcttgccttcaccatgcttggaaacacaccagtagatgtctagaaggagctgagtatcacagtccttttaaatctgcctaattggtgcttatcatgcttgattgctgctcgttgacatccacagatgttttcaatacctgatggaaaacactggaatgaacctctgttcttaggagtggtagtcgtaaaggggttgaataattgtgtcaatgaagaaatcacaaaaaggccatttaatactttatgacaaaaaaaattgatgctatcttagttgcatttagttctttaacaagtccttgtaagatttcattatgaacacaattacaaatgtgcactgaattccataaaacccttcgcagcattgggggttgaataaatttgatcacaactgtaattccaggacgaaacatgagagaacgtgaagacgtgaggattgggcgttttttaaataaacaaccattaaataatgtgatcgtaagttgttgagcgggggtggcaaacgtaacactcgtgacggagtgttttttcaatagccctgaaataaatgctacggttttgttttggtccgtatccagttaatcaggaatgagattgggtccggacaggactgcgttcgggtccggatccggaccgcggtccgccagttgagtacccctgctctagagaGAGCAATCAATGTACAGACGAGGCCAAACTGAGAGGCACCGATGGTTTTTGGACAGTATGTTAAACAATAAGAGTGTGTAATATAATTAGTCATTTAAAAGCAGTTTAATGTATTAGCATCAAATGTTAATGCTGTTCATCCAGTCAGTGTTGCCATGCAAACAgtagatatatatatttatttatttttttatttgccattATAAtcgataatgatgatgatgatgatacagaatgaataataatgaataattaAATTTATAGTGTAACGTTTGTTTTGATGTCATTGTCGAGAGCCCAGACAATGACGTGATGACCCTCGTgtgcacacacccctcccctggAACGGGGACCCGCTAAAGAGCCTCACACAGAGGAGGCGGGGGCAGGTCTGTGGGCATGGCAGGGGCGGGTCTGTGGGCGTGGTGGGCGTGCCCTCCAGCACGGGTGGAGAAGGGAAACTCCTGGAGGAAGCGTAGGTGGAACCGCTTCAGCCTCCGCAGGGCCTCCGTCATCATGTCCTCATGAGCCCCCAGAGAGACCCTGAACAGACGGGGATGGATGAAAAggggatggatggatagattaGATATGTGCTATATAGACAAAGCTGTGGTTATGGCTATTAATAACACTCCTCGGATATTAATTTAACTTGCTAATGCAGCATATTGGCAAACAGCTTTGAGCCTCTCCACATACTCTACATGAGCCCTGAAACTGCTCAGGAGAGTCCTGCACGTGCCTGTGATCAGGACGTCGAAATAGGAACCCAGTGATGAGATGGGCAACCTGTGAAGCATGGGTGTAGctccataatgtgtgtgtgtgtgtgtatccagagGGGTGGTGTTTACATTACCTGATATAATGGGCTCCTTTCTTCATTCCCAGTTTGCTCCCTGGAAGTATAAGCAGACCTTCCTCCTCAAGCAGACGTGAACAGTACATCACGTCTGGGTGTAGGTCCCTCTCCTACAGGTAGACATCCTGCCGTCAGTTCACGCCAGATCTCAGAGCGCTTTACAGAACTGCTTCGTATTCTCTGACAAATACATATTGTTTAGCGTAGATAGGTTTAAAGTTTTAAAGTGGATATTTAAGTGCTCGGTGGCTCAGTGTGACGCTCAGTCTTCCATCAGACAGAGGAGGCTTTTTTTACACTCTGGGTGCCACGACAGAGAAGACTTTGTAATAGGACTAGATGTTTAAGTCCCTCCATGTTCATGATTGGTTGACGGTGGAGTGGGATTGACGTTGATGACCATGTGGTGCCACCCATGTGACACATCATCAGTTGTGTGTCCTGGCATCCTCGGGTGTTTCGGCCATTTCCTCACAAGACACCCTCTGCCTGGGTTGGCCCACCACAGGCTGATCAAACCTGGGTGTGTGTCACCTGGTGGCACAACCCGGTCATCTAGCAGTCCACGTCGTGTCCCTGCGCTTGAGCTACAACCAGTGGCTGCTTTGCTCAGCTGCCATGGACAGTTCTTTTATTGCCCTCCGTTGGGCCTGCCCTCTGATTCCAACTTCCTTCAGCAGTTCTGTTGTACTTCTGGACACAAATCCTCTGCAGCCCACCTCAACAGGCCAcaccagacatgtgaacaagtcactaagttgcaagtaacaagtaagtctcaagtcaatacaagcaagtctcgagtcaagtcccaagtcaatacaatcaagtctcgagtcaagtcccaagccaatacaagcgagtctcgagtcaagttccaagtcttaaacttcaagtcctagtcaagtcaccagatgtaatttcaatatttaacacaattgatgcagttgattagtagtatattaagttagtcagactaactaacgttaggcgtttcggttcgcttgagtgaaaTGTCGCCATTGTCGTCGTGAcctacagcccccccccccccccccccttcgccTTAGTGACTTTCGTTCATCCATCagtcccacccccccccccccccccccgctttcAAATTATCATTGGTGCGGACCGCtcacacaagtcaagttgctcatgtggacccctGTAAAAGTAAATTTCCGAACCCCGAGTTATCACataccagctagctagctaaccgttatagcattatgtgaaatatacatagcagagacttacttttgtttgtgcagcctcaaatgtcgaacaaagtttgaagtggttgcatctccatctcttatcctgactccacatgtcttgcatgtcacagtttttttttattcacaacagcataatctttataattgaacaggataatttttgggagcatgttgcttgtcctctctgcacaaattcaacgctgctgcACCCCTCCCCCGATCAgttacggataaactgagctgagcaattcacattttacagcaccatttaatacaaaatgatccagttacGTGATTCTATATTACGTGAGTTAcgtgattctatattacttatttattatgttaaaataaggatttcaagtcttttcaagtcttaaagctcaagtccgattccaagtccaagtcagtaaaggtaaagtctaagtcaagtcgcaagtcttcagtgatgttgtcgagtcaagtcacaagtcatcagtttagtgactcgagtcggactcgagtccaagtcatgtgactcgagtccacacgtctgggCCACACCCTCATAttccagccccgcccctctgctTCAGCTGCTAGATCGGCATACCGCAGTCTCTTCCTCTCATACGCCTCACCAATTGCATCCTCCCATAGGACAGTGAGCTCTACGATGAAGACGCGCTGGCAAGAATTGCACCATAGGACCAGGTCCGGGCGCAAGTTTGTCACTGCGATTTCGGGTGGAAAGTTGAGCCTCTGACTGAGGTCCACCCGCATTTGCCAGTCCCGGACTATGGTCAGTGGGCCTATCTCTAGAGGAGCTGACTTGGTCCCCCTTTTCTCCCCTTCCCGGATAAAGGGTGTCTTCCATGAGACAACAGGTTGGGAATTTTGAAGTGTACTTTCCTTGAATCAGACTGGTCTTACAACCCACCAAGATGTGCTTGAGGCTTGCGGAGACTGCACACAGGGGACAGGCTGGTTCCTCTCCATACCAGAGGTGCAAGTTGGTTGGAGAGGGCAGAACATCATATGTGGCCCTGATGATGAAACTAAGCCGGTTAGCCTCCATGCTCCACAGCTCCTCCCATGTTATTCTCCTGTCAACTCCCTCCCACTTTATCCATTGGCCTTGCTGTGCTTGGGAAACTGCTTTGGCACACCTAGCCGCTTCCACCTAATGGCGAACTTCCTCCACTACCGTGTGCCGTTGTTCGCTTTGATTGGCCATTTGCCATGTGGGTGTTGTTGCTTGCATGCCAAGACCACTCCTGCCATGCTGGACATGGCCTTCTATATCTCTGTGCCTGAGGGCAGCCTTTGCCACTGCAACTGTTACTGATGGTTTCCATTTCCTCCCTCTTGCAAGTGTTGGAGCCGCACCTCTGACAAGTGGATCCTGGGATTCAGTGAGAGTCATTTCCAGCTTTGCTTTGGCACACTTATATTCCTCCACAAGgtttgagagggagggagagtgctCCCCTACCATACAGGCCTATACTACTAAAGCATCTGGGCAGACCAAGCCATTTCCTCACTTGCGCATTCACCAGCCTCTCCAGCCGGTTGGCATGGGATAAAGTGACCTTGTAGATAGAGATTGGCCACATTAGGCGGGGCAGCAATCCAAACTGAAAGCACCACAGTTTCAGCTTTCCAGGGAGAGCAGTGCTATTGATTTGCCTGAGGCCACTGATGGTATCCTGCTTGAGTTGTTCCACCTGCTCCGAGTCTTTAAGATCTGCACTGTACCAGCGTCCAAGACTTTTGATAGGCTTGTCCTGAACTGTTGATAATGGCTCGTTGTTGATATGGAACTTCTTATTAGCAAGCTGGCCTTTGAATATAGCAATGCTGGGGGATTTGCTGGGTTTGATGGCCATCCGTGCCCCTTGAATGTTTCTCTGGAGTTTATCCAGACGCTGCCCATTCTTCAATCGTTCCCCTCCGACCACCCATCGTGATGCTCAGATGATGAGTTCCATTGCCATAGTAAACACCAGTGGGGAAATGTTGCCATTTCCTCGAGCTGCTGCCAGGCATTTGTTCTATACTGCATTGTTACACAAAACTGAAGGTTCTGGAGGTAAGCTTTAACCAACCTTATGATGGCTTCTGGTACTTGAAAGAAATTGAACGCTGCCCACAACATCTCATGAGGCACGGAACCAAAGGCATTGGCAAGATCTAAGAAGACCACATACATGTCTTTCTTCTCCTTCCTCACCATTTGTATCTGGTGCCAGATGACATTTGTGTGTTCCACACAGCCTGAGAATCCACTTATCCCTGCTTTCTGCACTGAGGTGTCAACAAAGTTGTTCTTCTGAGCCACAATACTGAAGAATATCTTCCTTTCCACATTCAAGAGACTGATCTGGCGGAATTGTTCGATGGTTGAGGAGTTCTTCTCTTTGGGAATCAGGATCCCTCCCGCCCTTCACCATGCCTTTGATATAATTCCTTTTTCCCATGCCAATCTCATCAGCTTCCAGAGGTACCTCACGACTCCCGGCGTGTTCTTATAGAGCTTATATGGAATGCCGTTGGGCCCAGGGGCTGATGCTGCTCTTGCCTGCTTTACTGTGCTCTCAATTTCTCTCCATGTATGGGGCCTTGTTTCCATCTGGTGTTCCACCTGTTGGATTAGTGGCACATGCCTCTGATTGTCAGAGGAGGTCTTCCACAGGTGCTCATTCAGTTCCCTTATGGGTGCTTTGAGGGTTCCAGATTTTTTGTTGACAAAGAGGGTTTTCACAAACATGTAGGGATCTCTGTAAAAGGCACTCCTCATTATCTCCTTATTCTTGCACTGCTTTCTCAGGCATTCAGCTGTTCTCAGTGTTGCCAGATGCTGCTTGATGTCACCTTGGAGTGCCTCAAGTCCTTTCGTCTCCTCTTCCACGGCCTTCTTCCACTGTTTTCTCAGACACCTTCTTTCCTTCACAAGCCTTTCAATCTCTCTTTGCCTTCTGGACTTGGCATGAGCTGGTTCCTTCAGTACCTTATGACATTTGCTTTTCACCCCAAATCTCTCTGCCCCAAAGCTGTACATGATTTCTCCAATCTTATCCAGTTTCTTCTCTATACCTCCTTTCAGCCCCTCTAGGAGATGGACTAAGTCTATGTTGATGGTTTCCTACTTCTCTTTCTGGGAAGATTTAGGCCACAAGATTTGAGGCTTCCACCCTACCATCTTCCTTTCTACTGCGACCTGTGACTGGATGGGCTCCGGGTTCAAATTTGTAAGTGGGTCCATGCTTGATTAAGCTTCGTCTGGGGTTCTGATACCCTGTGGTCTGTGGTGATTGTCCTGCCGCTGGGCTTCAATCGACTGATTTGCCCTACCTCTGAGGAGGCCAAGCCTTTGCCACTGCAACTGCGACTGATGGTTTCCATTTCCTCCCTGTTGCAAGTGTTGGAGCCGCACGAGATTAAAAGTCTTAATCTACTTTGCATCTGGACGGGTGGTGGTTCCATCCATATCATGATCTAAAATGGTGGTGCAGTATGGGGTTGTGGGGTTTATGGGAGGGGGTCCAGCTCGGCCTTTGTACGTATTTTAAATCTGATGATGGAGCATTGCCCCTACATATAATGAGGAAAACGTGGAGGGGCGATTAGCATAATCCAGCACGTTACCATATGCAGGTAAGCGATGCACTGACCTGGGCGTGTTCTATTGCAGCCTGGGACATATGGAGGCGGGGAAAAGCAAACAACCCTCCTCCGATTGGCTGCAAAGTGATGCCAGTCAAGCTGTTGAAAACCTCCAGTGTCTTCTGCACATTGTTCATAGTCGCCCTCTTAATTGACTGAACTTCCTGAAAACACAGTTGGATCATTTTAAAGATGATAAAAACAAAAGTTTTTCATACACTTAATGCAGATAGCTTTAAGGAAGCAAGTTTAGTCAATTTGATCCAGTGAGAATGTTCAAGATTAAGGGACAAATCCCTCTAATCTCACCTGTGTGTAGAGAGGGTATGAGGGCTGTCTGGGCTGTGGAGGGTCAACCATCACATCCAGGGCGATTTGTCCCAGTACGGGCGCAAACAGAGTTGTGGAGAAGACCTTAATTATGTTCTGGTCCATGGAAGAGTCCAGGTTAACCAGCTCCACGTAGCCGCAGCGTAGACCACACCTGGCCGGAGGAGTGTTGCGGACCGCGGAGATTAGCAAACGTTTGTCGTTCATTTTTCCCCTTTCCATTCTTAGATAGGAATTTTATTGCATATCTCCATTCACAAAGTCTGAGGTAAACCTTTAAATTAACATCATTGGTGTCATTCTATGGTCTGAAATATGAAAATGATATTGGTTTTAAATTTTGCATCTACCACTgaccagagagacagaggtggagaggggcttCTGTCTCCTGAAGTGTCTTCCACGAGTACACTAGAATATGCTAATATTCTTTTACCTTGTATAACAGATTTAGCCATGTAGGACAAACAGGATCCTTGTGTAAATTTAACTCCAAAGGCTGGAAAATTAACCCTGAGTGCTGGACTTCAGACCAACATCCTACAGAAGTTCCTTTACCCCAGGTGTCATGGTTGCACAAAGCATTGTACAGCCATCAGTTAAGAAATAGAAATCAGTTTCTATTTTTAATTTTACGAGACTCACTCTCCCATAGCTCCCTTGGAGACAGAGTTGATGGACGCCAGTTCCACCAGGTTGCAGTAAGGGGGGCCCAACTCCACCAGGGCCTTCTTATAGGAGCAGAACTCCCTGCCTTCCCCGTACACACAGTTCTGGTATACCTACAGCATCGTGACAAAAACACCAAAAGATAACATCTCTCATTTGTTACTCCAAAACACTGCCACGCTATTGTGATATAAGAGCAGAAGGGTTTCAAGGGGTTTTTCTTGAGTTTTACATCTGATGATTTGCTAGTTATGGTACCAAAAAGGTTACTGTGATATGGTATTCTGTcctgtttaaaatgtattagtGTGCAAAAGCTACTTTTGTCACCTCATCTGCAATTATGAGGAGCTTTTCTTCTGCGGCGAAGCGTATCACTTCCTTAATGGAATCTTTGCTCTGCAAATGACCTGTTCATGGTACAGGAAAGATGACTTGAGTTCATAAGCTCCTGGAATGAAAGAACTTAATTGGTTTGCTGTAGAGACAGAGGAACAACATCTCGATTCCTCTATGTCCTAGACACAGGGACAAAACCTTTGAACCTTGAACCTTATGTTGTGATTTCCAACTGTGGGTGTTTTATTTCcagttaaataaataacaaatttGAAAGTCATGTGCAGGTTCCAGATCTCCATGCTTGTCATGCTCCAGATTAGACCTACTTTGGGGACTTTTACATTATCTGTTTTGCAGAGACCGCATAAGATGCTTTTATAAAACAGAGCATTTCCAAAAATCTATTTATCAATTTATATCAGCGTCTTCCAAGCTGTTTTTTAATGAACAAAATATTAAAACCATCTTTACTTAGCAACTTTACTAGCTTAGAGTATTTTAAGGTAAGATAAAATATCCATGCATATAATTAAGTAAACCAAATTGATAGGTTTGTTTTGACATTTTTAGTAATTTCATTACATTTTCCAGATTAGTTTTCACCAATTAAATTAAGacaataataacagaaatatgtTTGGTGATGGGTATTCTTTTCCAAGTGTGAGCTGTTTCAAAATGTAAATGCGTTCTGTTCATATTGTTATATTTAGTTACAATTTTGTTTGTATGGAGATACTGGGTCCAGTAGGATGTATCATCAGGAAGTAGGTATAGCTGGTCCTATGTCTCTCATGTGGtttgttctgttgtgtttttaCTGTTCTTGAGTTTATTGAACACTTTATTATGGACCTCTTGTCTTTATATGTGCTAGATAAATAGAGGTTGCACACCAACACAAGGGGtttcccacaccaccacctcaccccaccaccaccacagaaaACCCATCCAAATGAATCCTGCCACTCAATTACCTGTTGGATTCCCTGGATTAACAACATATAACGCCATTGGATTACAGTGCCTCCTAGCAATCTGGATGGCTTTGCGCAGATCATCGATCTGTATGGACCAgccctcctcctcacacaggTAATAAGGTACCATAGCTGCTCCTTGGACAGACAGCACCCGTGTAAAGCCCTTGTACGAGGGCACAGGAGTGAGGACCCCAGTCTGCAGGGGGTGCGCGCTCGGAGCAAACAGCCTCAGCAGCATCTGCCAAGAGAAATGGGGTCACCTACTCTGGTCCCACCACGGCGAGGCGTGAACATGCAGTGTGTCTCGGGTCTCACCAAGAGGGCCTCGGTCGAACCTCTCGTGATGTAGATGTTGTCAGGGTCAGCAGTAGCACCATCTCGTCTGCTTATGAATTCAGATACTGAGTGCTGGACTTTTCTAATCCCATTATATTCAGGGTGTGATCCTAGTGAtttataaaaaatacaaaaaaacacaTCAAACGTGCCACAAAAACGTaccacaaaaaaataaaaccccCATTAACCCCTTATACTCTAAGGGTCTGTATTCTACCTTTCAGTGCAGTTACAGAACTATTTAAATTATGCATCACGATTAATTACTACATAAGTCTGTAGATCCAGAGTTTATAACCCTCACCTATACTTCCTCCAGCACAGTGTCCCAGGAACATCTGGGCTCTTTCCCTCACGTCTGCAGGTAACGTGTCGTCATCCAGGAGAGGAGGGTACAAGCACGCTGCCAGGACCTGCATCACCACCAAGGGATCCCCCATAAGCCCCGGGTGCATTTAATGACATGCATGCGGATGCTAAATAAAGACCCTTATGTCACACAGCTACACTGCAGCTGAAATTAAAGTGCTCGGTCAGTGCCATTTCTAAAAACTCATTTTGACCCACAGAGATAAACACGCGGACCACATAGACTTGTGTCTGTAACTAACCCAAACCCAAGCGCAAACCTGTAATCTGCAAACACATG is a window of Brachyhypopomus gauderio isolate BG-103 chromosome 14, BGAUD_0.2, whole genome shotgun sequence DNA encoding:
- the LOC143475346 gene encoding alanine aminotransferase 1, whose product is MSVLDESSAEMKKISASVRGNLETRAVQIMAEIQQGVEKPFKEVLDLSCGDPHGLGLKPLTFVRQVLAACLYPPLLDDDTLPADVRERAQMFLGHCAGGSIGSHPEYNGIRKVQHSVSEFISRRDGATADPDNIYITRGSTEALLMLLRLFAPSAHPLQTGVLTPVPSYKGFTRVLSVQGAAMVPYYLCEEEGWSIQIDDLRKAIQIARRHCNPMALYVVNPGNPTGHLQSKDSIKEVIRFAAEEKLLIIADEVYQNCVYGEGREFCSYKKALVELGPPYCNLVELASINSVSKGAMGECGLRCGYVELVNLDSSMDQNIIKVFSTTLFAPVLGQIALDVMVDPPQPRQPSYPLYTQEVQSIKRATMNNVQKTLEVFNSLTGITLQPIGGGLFAFPRLHMSQAAIEHAQERDLHPDVMYCSRLLEEEGLLILPGSKLGMKKGAHYIRVSLGAHEDMMTEALRRLKRFHLRFLQEFPFSTRAGGHAHHAHRPAPAMPTDLPPPPLCEAL